Proteins encoded together in one Lathyrus oleraceus cultivar Zhongwan6 chromosome 5, CAAS_Psat_ZW6_1.0, whole genome shotgun sequence window:
- the LOC127087084 gene encoding ABC transporter G family member 3: MEEIQSQSDNYRSSSSSASSPASRVPSSNFFYLRKPGSLRQPISFEDSPEWDDTTDVDVRVDEGGDSINAATTPASPSLSKLNSGSLPSPHLPEGAVVPRKIAGASVAWKDLTVTIKGKRKYSDKVIKSSTGYALPGTLTVIMGPAKSGKSTLLRAIAGRLHPSARMYGEVFVNGAKSQMPYGSYGYVDRETTLIGSLTVREFLYYSALLQLPGFFCQKKSVVEDAIHAMSLGEHANKLIGGHCYMKGLPSGERRLVSIARELVMRPRILFLDEPLYHLDSVSALLMMVTLRRLASTGCTLIITIYQSSTEVFGLFDRICLLSNGNTLFFGETLACLQHFSNAGFPCPIMQSPSDHFLRAINTDFDRIIAMCKNWQDDNGDFSSVNMDTAVAIRTLEATYKSSADAASVETMVLKLTEKEGPALKSKGKASNATRVAVLTWRSLLVVSREWKYYWLHLILYMLLTLCIGTAFSGLGHSLSSVGARVAAIFVFVSFCSLLSIARVPALMKEIKIYACEESNQHSSTFVFLLAQLLSSIPFLFLISITSSLVFYFLVGLEDQFSLLMYFVLNFFMTLLLNEGIMLVVATLWQEVFWSVLTLLCVHVVMMLSAGYFRIRSTLPGPMWMYPMSYIAFHTYSIQGLLENEYLGASFAVGQVRSISGFQALQSAYNISPDSNAKWKNLLVLFLMAIGYRIFVFILLFLLVGRKISLLKSFKCSNRDTTDTS, encoded by the exons ATGGAAGAAATACAGTCTCAATCAGATAATTATAGGTCTTCTTCGTCTTCGGCTAGTAGTCCGGCGAGTAGGGTACCATCGAGCAACTTTTTCTATCTGCGTAAACCCGGTTCGCTAAGGCAACCAATCTCGTTTGAGGATTCGCCTGAGTGGGATGATACTACAGATGTTGATGTTAGAGTTGACGAAGGAGGTGATTCTATTAACGCTGCAACAACGCCAGCTTCACCTTCTCTATCGAAGCTCAACAGTGGCTCCTTGCCTTCACCGCATCTACCGGAAGGGGCTGTCGTTCCACGCAAAATTGCTGGGGCTTCTGTTGCTTGGAAAGATTTGACTGTTACTATAAAGGGAAAAAGGAAGTATTCTGATAAGGTTATTAAGAGTTCAACCGGTTATGCATTGCCCGGGACATTGACTGTAATCATGGGCCCGGCTAAATCAGGGAAATCTACGTTATTACGAGCCATTGCAG GAAGATTGCATCCTTCAGCTAGGATGTATGGGGAAGTGTTTGTGAACGGAGCGAAATCGCAAATGCCCTATGGATCATAT GGTTACGTTGATAGAGAAACGACTCTGATCGGATCTCTCACTGTGCGCGAGTTTCTGTATTATTCAGCCTTGCTGCAACTTCCCGGTTTCTTTTGTCAGAAAAAGAGTGTAGTAGAAGACGCTATACACGCAATGTCGTTAGGTGAGCATGCAAATAAGCTTATAGGCGGACATTGTTATATGAAAGGACTTCCTAGTGGGGAGAGAAGGCTTGTTAGCATTGCTAGGGAGCTTGTGATGAGACCGCGTATTTTATTTCTAGACGAACCTCTTTATCATTTGGACAG TGTCTCGGCACTTTTGATGATGGTTACATTGAGGAGACTTGCAAGCACCGGTTGCACTCTTATCATAACCATCTACCAGAGTAGCACGGAAGTTTTTGGTCTTTTCGACCGAATTTGTCTGCTTTCGAATGGAAATACCTTGTTCTTCGGAGAAACGTTAGCTTGCTTGCAG CACTTCTCGAACGCTGGATTTCCTTGTCCGATCATGCAAAGTCCTTCTGATCACTTTTTACGCGCAATTAATACAGATTTTGACAGGATAATCGCAATGTGTAAAAACTGGCAG GATGACAATGGAGATTTTTCTTCCGTAAACATGGACACCGCTGTTGCTATACGCACACTTGAAGCAACTTATAAGTCATCTGCCGATGCTGCTTCTGTCGAAACAATGGTTCTGAAACTCACTGAGAAG GAAGGTCCGGCTCTCAAAAGCAAAGGTAAAGCTAGCAATGCTACTCGGGTCGCGGTCTTAACGTGGAGATCTTTATTAGTCGTGTCAAGAGAATGGAAGTATTATTGGCTTCATCTTATTCTTTACATGCTCCTCACACTATGCATCGGTACTGCATTTTCTGGTTTAGGTCATTCTCTGTCTTCTGTTGGG GCAAGAGTTGCAGCAATTTTCGTATTTGTATCATTCTGTTCACTTCTAAGCATCGCAAGAGTACCTGCACTTATGAAAGAAATCAAG ATATATGCGTGTGAAGAATCAAACCAACACTCGAGTACATTTGTATTTTTACTTGCGCAGCTCTTGTCGAGCATTCCGTTTCTTTTTCTCATCTCCATTACGTCGAGTCTAGTCTTCTACTTCCTAGTCGGGCTAGAAGATCAGTTCAGCTTGTTAATGTACTTCGTGCTGAATTTTTTCATGACTCTCTTACTAAACGAAGGAATCATGCTAGTTGTCGCTACTTTGTGGCAAGAAGTTTTCTGGAGTGTCTTGACACTCTTATGCGTGCAC GTGGTCATGATGCTTTCAGCCGGCTATTTCAGAATTCGAAGTACATTGCCAGGACCAATGTGGATGTATCCAATGTCCTATATAGCCTTTCATACATACTCAATTCAG GGGCTATTGGAGAACGAGTATCTAGGCGCTTCCTTTGCAGTTGGGCAAGTAAGGTCCATATCTGGTTTCCAAGCTCTACAAAGCGCGTACAATATCTCCCCCGATAGTAACGCAAAATGGAAAAATCTGTTGGTTTTGTTTCTGATGGCGATAGGCTATCGGATTTTTGtgtttattttattatttttgttggTAGGGAGAAAAATATCTCTACTAAAAAGTTTCAAGTGTAGCAATAGGGATACAACAGATACAAGTTGA